A window of Taeniopygia guttata chromosome 14, bTaeGut7.mat, whole genome shotgun sequence contains these coding sequences:
- the BHLHA15 gene encoding class A basic helix-loop-helix protein 15 encodes MKTKTKGKKQRQTVDKEAFSEEPAMRKKELVKCLRRKERRSGGNKESSKIPTGRAKRAWSSKDRLLRRLESNERERQRMHKLNNAFQALREVIPHVRAENKLSKIETLTLAKNYIKSLTSIILNMSNGHFPAVEGMGGAWGSKLYQHYQQQHGEDEHEENLQKYST; translated from the coding sequence ATGAAGACTaaaaccaaaggaaagaaacaaaggcaAACTGTTGacaaagaagcattttctgAGGAGCcagcaatgagaaaaaaagaactggTGAAATGTTTGCGACGCAAAGAAAGGAGGagtggggggaacaaggagAGCAGCAAGATCCCCACAGGCAGAGCCAAGCGTGCGTGGAGCAGTAAGGACAGGCTGCTGAGGAGGCTGGAGAGCAACGAGCGCGAGAGGCAGAGGATGCACAAGCTCAACAACGCCTTCCAGGCCTTGCGCGAGGTGATCCCGCACGTGAGAGCCGAGAACAAGCTGTCCAAAATAGAGACTCTCACACTGGCCAAAAACTACATTAAATCCTTGACCTCCATTATACTCAACATGTCAAATGGACACTTTCCAGCAGTAGAAGGGATGGGGGGAGCCTGGGGATCCAAACTGTACCAGCATTATCAACAGCAGCATGGGGAGGATGAGCATGAGGAAAATCTACAGAAATATTCCACATAG
- the TECPR1 gene encoding tectonin beta-propeller repeat-containing protein 1, producing the protein MAAALGAAVGAALPAGRGSAGPPCRGAAAPSAGSGAGRRQADMAMPSSLLWAVDIFGRVYTLSTVGQYWELCKDTQLEFKRVSAVKQCCWGIACDHQVYTYVFSGDVPIRYQEETYENQRWNPVGGFCEKLLPSDRWQWSDVSGLKHQQLDSFTLPSPHWEWESDWYVDENIGGEPTEKGGWTYAIDFPSTYTKDKRWNSCVRRRRWIRYRRYKSRDVWAKIVSQDEPDQLPDPFNDISIGGWEITDEPLGRLSVWAVSLQGRVWYRENVCHHNPEGSMWSLVTTPGEVVQISCGPYDLLWATLWEGQAIVREGIDRNNPQGISWSIVESPSSENGIMHVSVGVDVVWCVTKDRKVWFRRGVNSHNPCGTSWIEMVGEMMMVTVGLNNQVWGIGCDDRAIYFRQGVTPSELSGKTWKAIVSGRESDRSQTGSSTSLLSAGCFFTDDIQNQTSAVIQGDADPSSDTELPTSPASTALLGAAAAGDGPASQADTSARLPVDPLHAEQGEATAASASNDKDNLDMNKPPGNPNPSAELQWINIDLKEAQKHPVLSVSSFADTSSLSSLGAFSVGAEDQYGADEHPLWAWVSGGGCLVDLHSPLKWFSAPSGLSSSVQSLSLSITPAQTAAWRKQIFQQLSERTKRELENFRHYEQAIEQSVWVKTGALQWWRNWKPHKWMDVRVALEQFTGSDGMRDSILFIYYMYHEEKKYIHVFLNEVTIIVEVLNEAKHSFALYTPERTKQRWPIRLAAATEQEMHDWLSLLNMSCCESRRIQGPPSHHAIWSVTCKGDIFVSEPSPELEAGPQQMPCDQMFWRQVGGHLRLIESNSRGVVWGIGHDHTAWLYTGGYGGGFIQGLASSADNIYTQSDVKCVYIYENQRWNPVTGYSSRGLPTDRYMWSDASGLQECTKTNTKPPSPQWSWVSDWYIDFSPAGGTDREGWQYAADFPASYHGHKTMKDFVRRRRWARKCKIVTNGPWLEVPPVTLWDISIIPSSDADDEEAVALWAISDKGDVLCRLGVTQQNPAGTSWLHVGTDQPFISISIGAFYQVWAIARDGSAFYRGSVSPNKPAGDCWYHIPSPQKQKLKQVSVGRTSVFVLDKNGNLWYRQGITPSYPQGSAWDHVSNNIRKMSVGPLDQVWVIADKVQGSHSLSCGTVCHRTGVQPLEPKGLSWDYGIGGGWEHITVRGNATEASRGAVPDTTEENPAASKEGEDEESKGKTEHSKTPLMVSESQELDRNSVNC; encoded by the exons ATGGCGGCGGCGCTCGGAGCCGCGGTGGgcgcggcgctgcccgcgggtcgcggctccgcggggccgcCCTGCCGGGGCGCGGCGGCTCCTTCCGCCGGGAGCGGCGCCGGCCGGCGGCAGGCAG ATATGGCCATGCCCAGTTCCCTTTTGTGGGCTGTTGACATTTTTGGGAGGGTTTACACTCTCTCTACTGTTGGCCAGTACTGGGAGCTCTGTAAGGACACACAGCTGGAATTCAAGCGGGTCTCTGCTGTCAAACAGTGCTGCTGGGGAATAGCCTGTGACCATCAAGTGTACACCTACGTGTTCTCAGGAGATGTTCCCATCAGATACCAGGAGGAAACCTATGAGAACCAG CGCTGGAATCCAGTTGGTGGCTTTTGTGAGAAATTACTGCCCAGTGACCGCTGGCAGTGGAGTGATGTGAGCGGGCTAAAACACCAGCAGCTTGATAGTTTCACACTGCCTTCACCACACTGGGAGTGGGAGTCTGACTGGTATGTGGATGAAAATATTGGAGGGGAACCAACAGAGAAAGGG GGCTGGACTTATGCCATAGACTTCCCCAGCACCTACACAAAGGATAAGAGATGGAATTCTTGTGTCAGACGCAGGAGATGGATCAGATACAGGAGATACAAATCACGGGACGTTTGGGCCAAG ATTGTGTCCCAGGATGAACCAGACCAGCTGCCAGACCCTTTCAATGACATCTCCATTGGAGGATGGGAGATCACGGACGAGCCTCTCGGCCGCCTGTCGGTGTGGGCAGTCTCTTTGCAAGGAAGG GTATGGTACAGAGAAAATGTCTGCCATCACAATCCAGAAGGTTCCATGTGGTCCTTAGTCACCACTCCTGGTGAAGTTGTACAGATCAGCTGTGGACCCTATGATCTCCTTTGGGCAACTCTCTGGGAAGGGCAAGCTATTGTGAGAGAAGGAATTGATAGGAATAACCCTCAAG GAATTTCCTGGAGTATTGTGGAGTCTCCAAGCTCTGAAAATGGGATCATGCACGTCTCCGTGGGTGTTGATGTGGTGTGGTGTGTTACAAAGGATAGAAAA GTGTGGTTTAGAAGAGGAGTGAACTCACATAATCCTTGTGGGACAAGTTGGATTGAAATGGTTGGAGAAATGATGATGGTAACTGTGGGCTTAAACAACCAG GTCTGGGGAATTGGCTGCGATGACAGAGCGATTTATTTTCGTCAAGGTGTCACACCAAGTGAGCTCAGTGGGAAGACATGGAAGGCAATTGTGTCTGGCAGAGAGAGTGACAGATCTCAGACTGGGAGCTCAACAAGTCTGCTCAG TGCTGGCTGTTTCTTTACTGATGATATTCAGAACCAAACAAGCGCGGTCATTCAGGGTGATGCAGATCCTTCCTCTGATACAGAGCTGCCCACgagccctgccagcactgccctgctgggagctgcagccgcTGGGGACggcccagccagccaggctGACACCTCTGCACGGCTGCCTGTGGATCCTCTGCACGCTGAGCAAGGAGAAGCCACTGCTGCTTCAGCTAGTAATGACAAAGATAACCTTGACATGAATAAACCTCCTGgaaacccaaacccttctgcaGAACTGCAGTGGATAAACATTGACTTGAAGGAGGCTCAGAAGCACCCAGTGCTGTCTGTCAGCAGCTTTGCAGACACATCCAGCCTCTCTTCCCTGGGCGCGTTCTCGGTGGGAGCTGAAGACCAGTACGGAGCCGACGAGCACCCACTGTGGGCCTGGGTGTCTGGGGGAGGCTGTCTGGTAGATCTGCACAGCCCACTGAAGTGGTTCTCTGCTCCATCAG GTTTGTCATCGTCTGTGcagtccctgtccttgtccatCACTCCTGCACAGACAGCAGCGTGGAGGAAGCAGATTTTTCAGCAGCTCAGTGAAAGGACAAAGCGGGAACTGGAGAATTTCAGGCACTATGAGCAGGCTATTGAGCAG TCAGTTTGGGTTAAAACTGGAGCCTTGCAGTGGTGGAGGAACTGGAAGCCTCATAAGTGGATGGACGTTCGAGTTGCACTGGAGCAGTTCACTGGGAGTGATGGGATGCGTGACAGCATCCTGTTCATCTATTACATGTACCATGAGGAGAAAAAG TACATCCACGTGTTCCTGAATGAAGTGACCATTATAGTTGAAGTGCTGAATGAAGCCAAGCATTCCTTTGCACTGTACACACCTGAGAGGACGAAGCAGCGATGGCCAATCCGCCTGGCAGCCGCAACAGAGCAAGAAATGCATGACTGG CTGTCTTTGCTGAATATGTCTTGCTGTGAAAGCAGACGGATTCAAGGCCCTCCTTCTCACCATGCCATTTGGTCAGTTACTTGTAAAGGAGACATCTTTGTTAGTGAGCCAAGTCCTGAGCTGGAGGCCGGACCCCAGCAGATGCCATGTGATCAAAT GTTCTGGCGTCAGGTGGGCGGCCACCTGCGGCTGATCGAGAGCAACAGCCGGGGCGTGGTGTGGGGCATCGGGCACGACCACACCGCCTGGCTTTACACCGGGGGATATGGAGGTGGCTTCATCCAAG GACTGGCCAGTAGTGCTGATAACATTTACACACAGTCAGATGTGAAATGTGTTTACATCTATGAGAACCAACGGTGGAACCCTGTCACTGGATACAGCAGCAG AGGTCTGCCCACAGACAGATACATGTGGAGTGATGCCTCTGGCCTGCAGGAATGTACAAAGACCAACACCAAGCCTCCTTCTCCACAGTGGTCTTGG GTCTCGGATTGGTACATCGACTTCAGCCCAGCGGGCGGCACGGACCGGGAGGGCTGGCAGTATGCAGCTGACTTCCCAGC GTCCTACCATGGCCACAAGACAATGAAAGACTTTGTCCGACGGAGGCGCTGGGCAAG aaaatGTAAGATAGTCACCAACGGGCCATGGCTGGAAGTGCCTCCTGTTACCCTGTGGGACATCTCCATAATTCCCAGTTCAGATGCAGATGATGAAGAAGCAGTAGCACTGTGGGCAATCAGTGACAAAGGAGATGTGCTCTGCAGACTTGGAGTGACACAGCAAAATCCAGCT GGAACATCCTGGCTGCATGTGGGAACAGATCAGCCCTTCATTTCCATCTCCATTGGAGCATTTTACCAAGTGTGGGCTATTGCTAGAGATGGTTCTGCCTTCTACCGGGGTTCAGTGTCTCCAAACAAACCTGCAG GTGACTGTTGGTACCATATCCCTTCACCTCAAAAACAGAAGTTAAAGCAAGTCTCAGTAGGACGAACATCTGTATTTGTCTTGGATAAAAATG GCAATCTCTGGTACCGGCAGGGAATCACACCCAGCTACCCTCAAGGATCTGCCTGGGATCATGTTTCAAATAATATCCGTAAAATGTCTGTAGGACCCCTGGACCAG GTGTGGGTGATAGCTGACAAAGtgcagggcagccacagcctgagCTGTGGGACCGTCTGCCACCGGACTGGTGTCCAGCCCCTGGAACCTAAAGGCCTCTCCTGGGATTATGGCATTGGG GGTGGGTGGGAGCACATTACAGTCAGAGGAAATGCAACAGAAGCATCTCGGGGTGCTGTGCCTGACACCACTGAGGAAAACCCAGCAGCATCGAAGGAGGGAGAAGATGAGGAGAGTAAAGGGAAAACAGAACACTCTAAGACCCCTCTGATGGTCAGTGAAAGTCAAGAGTTGGACAGAAATTCTGTTAACTGTTAA